Proteins from a single region of Saccharopolyspora pogona:
- a CDS encoding GDSL-type esterase/lipase family protein yields MAASLAGSWQPVTTRSTLNPHYLDPVTGAPSRDAIPQTPARFGRTLRRVLQHGIQQVRLEWRNVYCQVDDPGEVDGPNPVWIRASIEYPAGAWRQVNGSTTWSATTAYAVGDQVLHDGVRYVAGAATTAGQSPAAGGPWRPVRLFPVTWTGTTDTATVQPGQTVMSDPIDLSDVRLLAGERLAVGLLAFTGGVGSIVSGADAIAGDFVCDFPTAPWPGAADDLVVQPVTDQTSMPVGTPLPMPTVVEGLSPNPNTVMALGDSLFQGLYDSDIDGDTGGFIPRALRATQHYRMSVSGQRADSLSLPTQVTTWRDELLARYNVVITDLGGNDAVRSDGTTDISSNTAMVQARMTALWRYLAQRCPNVWATTITPWTASTDGWSTLAGQSRANQIMGGTNGLDGVWGRLRTWFRDGCPIQVFGRTVRAGEGEHPLAGIVDVGYAITDPASGWKWKAGLTTDGMHPTAAGHQLMATALTPYLPALARGGRIEDLPAGSFGGAWQSGTGMVQSLRNTTVPVTCLSSTVDEPRGCTYSAGVFTALVEGEWDFDWSLQWCGGDSSIRWGFLAPPDYLANPVKRYGAQGVGGSVEVFSGSATLCLKAGQQMVLWMSSKNTTADSALWGTGGSVSLRASWRGLRRSQT; encoded by the coding sequence ATGGCGGCATCCTTGGCCGGCTCGTGGCAGCCGGTCACCACCCGCTCGACGCTGAACCCGCACTACCTGGATCCGGTCACCGGGGCGCCGAGCCGCGACGCGATCCCACAGACCCCGGCCCGGTTCGGCCGCACCCTGCGGCGGGTGCTGCAACACGGCATCCAGCAGGTTCGCCTGGAGTGGCGCAACGTCTACTGCCAGGTTGACGACCCCGGGGAGGTCGACGGCCCGAACCCGGTGTGGATCCGGGCGTCCATCGAGTACCCGGCTGGGGCATGGCGGCAAGTCAACGGCTCCACCACCTGGTCAGCGACGACGGCCTACGCGGTCGGGGACCAGGTGCTGCACGACGGCGTGCGGTACGTGGCGGGCGCGGCCACGACCGCCGGGCAGTCGCCGGCGGCGGGCGGCCCGTGGCGGCCGGTGCGGTTGTTCCCGGTGACGTGGACGGGCACGACGGACACCGCGACCGTCCAACCTGGGCAGACAGTCATGTCCGACCCGATTGACCTTAGTGATGTGCGGCTGCTGGCAGGGGAGCGGCTGGCGGTGGGCCTGCTCGCCTTCACCGGCGGCGTGGGCAGCATCGTCAGCGGCGCGGATGCGATCGCCGGGGACTTCGTGTGCGACTTCCCGACCGCGCCATGGCCGGGCGCGGCCGACGACTTGGTGGTGCAGCCGGTCACCGACCAGACCTCGATGCCGGTCGGAACGCCGCTGCCGATGCCGACTGTTGTCGAGGGATTGTCGCCCAACCCCAACACCGTGATGGCGCTGGGCGATTCGCTGTTCCAGGGGCTGTACGACTCCGACATCGACGGCGATACCGGCGGGTTCATCCCTCGTGCGTTGCGAGCGACCCAGCACTACCGGATGTCGGTGTCCGGTCAGCGCGCCGATTCACTGTCGTTGCCAACGCAGGTCACGACGTGGCGGGATGAACTGCTCGCCCGGTACAACGTCGTGATCACCGACCTGGGCGGCAACGACGCTGTGCGGTCCGATGGCACCACCGACATCTCGAGCAACACGGCGATGGTGCAGGCCCGCATGACCGCGCTGTGGCGCTACCTCGCGCAGCGCTGCCCGAACGTGTGGGCCACCACGATCACCCCGTGGACTGCGAGCACGGACGGCTGGTCGACGCTGGCCGGGCAGTCGCGGGCGAACCAGATCATGGGCGGCACGAACGGCCTTGATGGCGTGTGGGGACGGCTCCGCACCTGGTTCCGGGATGGCTGCCCGATCCAGGTGTTCGGGCGGACGGTTCGCGCCGGCGAGGGCGAGCACCCGTTGGCCGGGATCGTCGACGTCGGATATGCCATCACCGACCCCGCATCTGGCTGGAAGTGGAAGGCCGGACTAACCACGGACGGGATGCACCCGACCGCGGCCGGCCACCAGCTCATGGCCACGGCGTTGACCCCGTACTTGCCCGCGCTCGCCCGTGGCGGCCGGATCGAGGATCTCCCAGCGGGGTCGTTCGGTGGGGCGTGGCAGTCCGGTACCGGGATGGTGCAGTCCCTGCGGAACACGACTGTGCCGGTCACGTGCCTGTCGTCCACGGTGGACGAGCCGCGAGGCTGTACCTACTCGGCCGGGGTGTTCACGGCGTTGGTTGAGGGGGAGTGGGACTTCGACTGGTCGCTGCAGTGGTGCGGCGGTGATAGCTCGATCCGGTGGGGGTTCCTCGCACCACCGGACTACCTGGCCAACCCGGTGAAGAGGTACGGGGCGCAGGGGGTTGGTGGCTCGGTCGAGGTGTTTTCGGGCTCGGCGACGCTCTGCCTGAAAGCCGGTCAGCAGATGGTGTTGTGGATGTCGTCGAAGAACACGACCGCCGATTCGGCGTTGTGGGGCACGGGCGGGTCCGTGAGCCTTCGGGCATCCTGGCGCGGCCTCCGACGCTCGCAGACCTGA
- a CDS encoding 3'-5' exoribonuclease domain-containing protein, whose protein sequence is MRHWYDTEFIEDGRTIDLISIGIVAEDGREYYAVVEDAPWRRIKKHAWLMANVVPHLPQGHGDRRHSIPGRLPIDFADPLVKHRKRIAEEVRDFLLRDGKPELWADYGAYDHVVLCQLWGTMMDLPIGIPMHTMDVQQEAVRLGVTEFPEQDGAEHNALADARHTRVKWQHLQGVAA, encoded by the coding sequence ATGAGGCACTGGTACGACACCGAGTTCATCGAGGACGGCCGAACTATCGACCTGATCTCGATCGGCATCGTCGCCGAGGACGGCCGCGAGTACTACGCCGTCGTCGAAGACGCCCCGTGGCGGCGGATCAAAAAGCATGCGTGGCTGATGGCCAACGTCGTCCCGCACTTGCCTCAGGGGCACGGGGACCGGCGGCACTCGATCCCGGGTCGGTTGCCGATCGACTTCGCCGATCCGCTGGTCAAGCACCGCAAGCGCATCGCGGAGGAGGTGCGCGACTTCCTGCTACGGGATGGCAAGCCGGAGCTGTGGGCCGACTATGGCGCATACGACCATGTCGTCCTGTGCCAGCTCTGGGGCACGATGATGGACCTCCCGATCGGGATTCCGATGCACACGATGGACGTGCAGCAGGAGGCCGTGCGGCTCGGTGTCACCGAGTTCCCCGAGCAGGACGGCGCGGAGCACAACGCGCTCGCTGACGCCCGCCACACCCGCGTGAAGTGGCAGCACCTGCAGGGGGTGGCGGCGTGA
- a CDS encoding glycoside hydrolase family 25 protein, producing the protein MIWGIDISRYQAGIDLDKARAEGFDFVLIKATQGSSWVDPQFARNLAAARAAGLLHAAYHYQEGSVSAAAQADHIARVVPQDCPVILDVEKGGGPAALTRDLTQRLRDKGYLLPLLYLPEWYWRELGRPSLAGLPPLWYSRYPSNRAGSASEVYARNQTWLDGLWGGYGGLSVAVLQFTDQGRVAGRSPVDCNAFRGTREQLAALLGGSGGASGAVSAQEEDDLTPEQDERLKRIEKELVGSWDANGVPKGWGTDIGPRTVVAMLVDLVNALLGEQLSTYPNSKIKLSAVRAIRDNNGLLFQLPAMINAAGQADPAKVAAALRPVLADVVGPVVAESVRAALGEDNQAQADAIVTELAQRLAGGVAA; encoded by the coding sequence GTGATCTGGGGTATCGACATTTCGAGATACCAGGCCGGAATCGACCTGGACAAGGCGCGGGCCGAGGGCTTCGACTTCGTCCTCATCAAAGCGACGCAGGGCAGTTCGTGGGTGGATCCCCAGTTCGCCCGCAACCTCGCCGCCGCCCGCGCCGCGGGCCTGCTGCATGCCGCCTACCACTACCAGGAGGGCAGCGTCAGCGCGGCGGCGCAGGCCGACCACATTGCACGAGTCGTGCCGCAAGACTGCCCGGTGATCCTCGACGTGGAGAAGGGTGGCGGCCCGGCCGCGCTGACTCGGGATCTCACCCAGCGGTTGCGGGACAAGGGCTATCTGCTGCCCTTGTTGTATTTGCCGGAGTGGTACTGGCGCGAGCTCGGCCGGCCGTCCCTGGCTGGTCTGCCGCCGCTGTGGTATTCGCGATACCCCTCCAATCGCGCCGGTAGCGCCTCGGAGGTCTACGCCCGCAACCAAACCTGGCTGGATGGCCTGTGGGGCGGCTACGGGGGTTTGAGCGTCGCTGTTCTGCAGTTCACCGACCAGGGCCGGGTCGCTGGCCGTTCGCCGGTCGACTGCAACGCATTCCGCGGCACCCGCGAACAGCTTGCCGCGCTGCTCGGCGGCTCTGGTGGCGCATCTGGCGCCGTTTCCGCACAGGAGGAGGACGACTTGACCCCCGAACAGGACGAGCGCTTGAAGCGCATCGAGAAAGAGCTGGTCGGCTCGTGGGACGCCAACGGTGTCCCGAAGGGCTGGGGCACCGACATCGGGCCGCGCACGGTCGTCGCGATGCTCGTCGACCTCGTCAACGCACTGTTGGGCGAGCAGCTGTCCACCTATCCCAACAGCAAGATCAAGCTGTCGGCAGTCAGGGCGATCCGCGACAACAACGGCCTGTTGTTCCAGCTTCCGGCGATGATCAACGCGGCCGGGCAGGCTGATCCCGCGAAGGTCGCCGCTGCGCTGCGCCCGGTGCTCGCCGATGTCGTCGGCCCGGTCGTGGCCGAGTCCGTACGCGCAGCGCTCGGCGAGGACAACCAGGCGCAGGCCGACGCGATCGTTACTGAGTTGGCGCAGCGGCTGGCGGGAGGTGTGGCGGCATGA